One genomic region from Cryptococcus gattii WM276 chromosome C, complete sequence encodes:
- a CDS encoding Methylcrotonoyl-Coenzyme A carboxylase 1, putative (Similar to TIGR gene model, INSD accession AAW42257.1): MRPIRGILINRGALAVPRYIKHHRLTRVHHMVGANRTLYGGQYPTIAQQHDNMTQLVNSNPEQRVGKRPFKKILIANRGEIACAIIRTARRLGIATVSVFSEADRNCQHVAMADEAYLIGPSPSSESYLKMDKILDIAKLTGAEAIHPGYGFLSESSDFAEKVRDAGLIFIGPSAEAIKSMGSKRESKEIMVAAGVPCVPGYHGADQSQAALLKGSQQTGYPLIIKPTHGGGGKGMRIVRDPSTLQDELLSAQREALKSFGNDEVLLERWLEKPRHVEVQVFGDHFGNCVALWERDCSVQRRHQKIIEEAPAPGLSPALKKGFAEKAVAAAKAINYVGAGTVEFIMDAETGEHFFMEMNTRLQVEHPVTEMITGLNLVEWQLSIAAGNPLPYTQDKIPCIGHAFEARIYAEKPESNFLPDTGKLFHVRPPINTPHRLETGFQEGDEISSHYDPMIAKLVVHGKDRPQALSLLRSALAEYQIVGPSTNIEFLKSVFEHDQFAGGPVETSFIPSHHDELFPQRLIPQDILAQAAVFLVLRAESGQKALTSAGPWASLVHRRFSDMPSFSFRLDSEQVTVNPVESGYHVTIAGPDVYSQLIQSSATSSIDFIAQVGPKKIRSTIIPIVVNGLEKLHIFSSSSHYIITHHPSLLEGTDGQQSLSSSGMGTLVSPMPATVIEVKVKKGDTVKENQVLCVLESMKMEINLRAERDGIVGEVRAEKGKGVEEGEILVLLEP; this comes from the exons ATGCGACCCATAAGAGGTATTCTTATTAATCGGGGTGCTCTTGCAGTGCCCCGATATATCAAACACCACCGTCTCACCAGAGTACATCATATGGTAGGGGCAAACAGGACACTTTACGGGGGCCAGTATCCTACTATTGCTCAGCAACATGATAACATGACCCAACTTGTCAACAGCAATCCCGAGCAGAGGGTGGGGAAACGTCCTTTCAAAAAGATCTTGATTGCCAACCG AGGAGAGATAGCATGTGCGATCATTCGCACAGCTCGACGACTAGGTATTGCTACCGTTTCAGTATTCAGTGAAGCTGATCGGAACTGTCAACACGTTGCTATG GCTGATGAGGCATACCTCATCGGGCCTTCTCCAAGTTCGGAGAGCTAT CTCAAGATGGACAAAATACTCGATATCGCAAAGCTCACTGGGGCAGAA GCAATACACCCAGGATACGGTTTTCTTTCAGAATCTTCTGACTTTGCAGAGAAGGTAAGAGATGCGGGTCTCATTTTTATCGGACCTTCAGCAGAAGCTATCAAGAGCATGGGAAGTAAACGTGAGAGTAAAGAGATTATGGTTG CGGCCGGTGTACCATGTGTACC GGGATACCACGGGGCTGACCAATCTCAAGCTGCATTGCTCAAAGGCTCTCAGCAGACAGGTTATCCCCTTATTATCAAACCAACACATGGTGGTGGAGGTAAAGGAATGCGCATAGTTCGTGACCCTTCGACACTTCAAGATGAGCTACTCTCTGCTCAACGTGAAGCACTCAAGAGTTTTGGAAATGATGAAGTTTTGCTGGAAAGATGGTTGGAGAAACCAAGACACGTTGAAGTACAGGTATTCGGTGACCATTTTGGGAATTGTGTCGCGCTTTGGGAAAGGGACTGTTCAGTACAGAGAAGGCACCAAA AAATCATTGAAGAAGCACCAGCCCCCGGATTGTCACCTGCGTTGAAAAAAGGCTTCGCAGAAAAGGCGGTAGCAGCAGCCAAGGCAATCAATTA TGTTGGCGCTGGGACAGTTGAATTTATCATGGACGCTGAGACGGGCGAGCATTTCTTCATGGAAAT GAATACCCGTTTACAGGTGGA ACACCCTGTCACAGAAATGATTACAGGTTTGAATCTTGTAGAATGGCAGCTTTCA ATCGCAGCCGGAAATCCTCTCCCATACACCCAGGACAAGATCCCCTGCATCGGTCATGCGTTTGAAGCGCGGATCTACGCTGAAAAGCCCGAATC CAATTTTTTGCCAGATACTGGCAAGCTGTTCCATGTGCGTCCGCCAATTAACACGCCACATCGTCTGGAGACAGGTTTCCAAGAAGGTGATGAAATTAGTTCCCATTATGACCCAATG ATTGCCAAGCTTGTCGTTCATGGTAAAGACCGACCTCAGGCTCTGTCCCTCTTGCGATCGGCATTGGCAGAATATCAAATTGTTGGGCCCTCCACCAATATCGAGTTCCTCAAGTCTGTCTTTGAACATGATCAATTTGCAGGTGGGCCAGTCGAAACGAGCTTCATACCA TCACATCACGACGAGTTATTCCCACAGCGACTTATCCCTCAGGACATCTTGGCACAAGCAGCAGTTTTTTTGGTTCTCCGAGCAGAATCAGGCCAGAAAGCTCTGACGTCGGCTGGGCCATGGGCATCCTTAGTGCATAGACGATTCAGTGACATGCCCTCATTTTCATTCCGACTCGACTCGGAACAAGTCACCGTCAACCCCGTCGAGTCTGGATATCACGTTACAATTGCAGGCCCAGACGTGTACAGCCAATTGATACAAAGCTCTGCTACTTCTTCCATTGACTTCATTGCTCAAGTAGGACCCAAAAAAATACGAAGTACTATTATCCCTATCGTCGTAAATGGTCTTGAAAAACTGCATATCTTTTCGTCATCATCGCACTATATAATCACGCATCACCCTTCGCTTCTGGAGGGTACAGATGGCCAACAATCTTTGTCTTCCAGCGGTATGGGGACCCTCGTCTCGCCCATGCCTGCAACTGTCATTGAAGTAAAGGTTAAAAAGGGGGATACAGTAAAGGAGAATCAAGTGTTGTGTGTGTTGGAAAGTATGAAGATGGAGATCAATTTGAGAGCTGAAAGGGACGGAATAGTGGGCGAGGTGAGGGCCGAAAAGGGTAAAGGCGTTGAAGAGGGAGAAATTTTGGTATTGTTGGAACCATAA
- a CDS encoding structural constituent of ribosome, putative (Similar to TIGR gene model, INSD accession AAW42255.1) has protein sequence MSPQNLLYTTLRATLAPLAGPSTPRAFSSSQRCLVSTRKLVAKRRKAANLALQASRVRKPDSIDPVLGRVQYKEEAPTNPWEGCRLQRVLLDYNAIAYSMPPDYTAGEQPRYLLPGVSKEDAELLFSAVPHASTELRYASGQGNEKTEQEQARQSEMMMRILDLRNASKDAINILNRQRVIDEFGAGVDTGSSAVQAALLTAKIHNLLSHIEGNPRDTSNKRALRLLVQERARHLKYWKRKQGEEAYEKLLADLGLQREAVEGELFIGF, from the exons ATGTCTCCCCAAAACTTACTATACACAACCCTCAGAGCGACGCTCGCTCCCCTTGCAGGTCCATCCACACCCCGCgccttttcctcttctcagCGATGTCTTGTATCCACTCGCAAGCTCGTCGCAAAGAGACGCAAAGCTGCAAATCTCGCACTTCAAGCTTCCCGAGTGCGCAAACCGGACTCCATAGATCCTGTTCTGGGCCGTGTACAGTACAAGGAGGAAGCTCCTACAAATCCTTGGGAAGGATGTCGATTACAACGTGTTCTTTTGGACTATAATGCCATAGCCTACTCCATGCCTCCAGATTACACTGCCGGTGAACAACCCCGCTACCTCTTACCGGGTGTGAGCAAGGAAGACGCCGAGCTACTGTTCAGTGCTGTGCCTCATGCAAGCACGGAGCTTAGGTACGCCAGTGGACAAGGCAATGAGAAAACGGAGCAGGAACAAGCGAGACAGAGcgagatgatgatgaggatcCTGGATCTGAGAAATGCCAGCAAGGATGCCATCAATATTTTAAACAGGCAACGTGTGATTGATGAGTTTGGGGCGGGTGTTGACACTGGTAGTTCTGCTGTTCAAG CCGCTTTATTGACCGCCAAAATTCACAATCTGTTATCACATATTGAAGGAAACCCTAGAGATACTTCGAACAAGCGAGCTCTTCGATTACTTGTTCAAGAGCGAGCTAGACATCTCAAATActggaagaggaagcagGGAGAGGAGGCTTACGAGAAGCTTTTGGCCGATCTCGGTCTTCAGCGAGAAGCTGTCGAAGGCGAGCTATTCATCGGTTTTTAG
- a CDS encoding Cytosine-purine permease, putative (Similar to TIGR gene model, INSD accession AAW42133.1): MSDIEKAVKPDDPKDSDSYEGLPSVDAGVYSEKQSVGELSSRWAKFDELNRKLEHKMGIESRGIERVSESDRTDKRLYGNLFIWASANTVLPTLGVGILGPLLFDLGLGDSMLAIFFFNVATACIPAFMSTFGPKLGLRQMTSARYSWGFWGAKIVALLNCIACVGWSIVNTISGAQTLVAVSEYKISPAVGTVIIALVTLFIGLFGYRFVHQYERYSWIPTFITFLVMLGVSAKHLANVPWGVGQAEAAGVLSFGGTVWGFTMGWSSLSSDFNVYMPAEAKSWKVFAWTYTGLIFPLVLVEWLGAAIGCAALVVTDWGDAYAEHELGGLVGAVFIPSMHNGGKFFMTLLVLSVVANNTVNVYSMGLSVSVIANWLAAIPRLVWPCVITAIYIPIAIVGANSFASSLENFLNVLGYWLSIYATVVIEEHFIFRKGQYENYEAASTWNRSDRLPVGFAAIAAGCCGVAGAVLGMAQVWFIGPIGKLVGGTADPFGGDIGWLLSLAFTAVTYPAFRVLEKKWLRR, translated from the exons ATGTCAGATATCGAGAAGGCAGTTAAGCCTGATGATCCCAAGGATTCAGACTCATACGAGGGTCTTCCTTCCGTCGACGCGGGAGTTTACTCCGAAAAACAAAGTGTCGGAGAACTATCCAGTCGCTGGGCGAAATTTGACGAGCTGAATAGGAAGCTGGAGCATAAGATGGGTATTGAGTCG AGAGGTATCGAACGCGTTTCTGAGTCTGATCGTACAGATAAACGACTC TATGGAAATCTTTTCATTTGGGCAAGTGCCAACACGGTGCTGCCTACGCTAG GCGTCGGTATCCTTGGTCCACTGCTTTTTGACCTTGGTCTGGGAGATTCGATGTTGgcaatcttcttcttcaacgTTGCTACCGCCTGCATTCCCGCCTTCATGTCTACTTTCGGACCCAAACTTGGCCTTCGTCAAATGACTTCAGCGAGGTACTCTTGGGGTTTTTGGGGGGCAAAGATAGTAGCCTTACTCAACTGCATCGCGTGTGTCGGCTGGTCTATTGTGAATACCATATCTGGTGCTCAAACCCTTGTGGCGGTCTCCGAATACAAGATCTCCCCCGCTGTTGGCACTGTGATTATTGCCCTCGTCACTCTTTTCATTGGTCTCTTCGGCTATCGATTTGTTCACCAGTATGAAAGATACTCTTGGATACCGACTTTCATCACATTCCTTGTCATGCTTGGTGTGTCTGCGAAGCATCTGGCGAATGTTCCTTGGGGAGTCGGCCAGGCAGAAGCCGCCGGAGTGCTTTCCTTCGGCGGTACCGTATGGGGTTTTACGATGGGTTGGTCTTCACTCTCAAGCGATTTCAATGTGTATATGCCTGCGGAAGCGAAGAGCTGGAAAGTCTTCGCCTGGACGTATACGGGATTGATCTTCCCTCTTGTGCTCGTTGAATGGCTAGGTGCTGCTATCGGTTGCGCTGCTTTGGTCGTCACCGACTGGGGAGACGCTTATGCGGAACATGAGCTTGGTGGTCTTGTTGGTGCTGTATTCA TCCCTTCTATGCACAACGGAGGCAAGTTCTTCATGACTCTCTTGGTGCTTTCTGTTGTTGCCAATAA TACCGTGAATGTGTACTCTATGGGTTTGAGTGTATCCGTGATTGCCAACTGGTTGGCTGCTATTCCTCGACTTGTGTGGCCTTGCGTCATCACTGCCATTTATATCCCAATAGCTATCGTGGGCGCAAACTCATTTGCTAGCTCTCTCGAAAACTTCCTCAACGTCCTCGGATATTGGCTCTCTATCTATGCTACTGTGGTAATTGAAGAACATTTCATCTTCCGCAAGGGTCAATATGAAAATTACGAAGCGGCCAGCACTTGGAACCGATCTGACAGATTGCCTGTCGGATTTGCTGCTATCGCTGCCGGATGTTGTGGAGTGGCCGGTGCCGTTCTAGGCATGGCCCAGGTATGGTTCATCGGTCCCA TTGGTAAGCTGGTCGGCGGCACTGCTGATCCGTTCGGCGGTGATATCGGATGGCTATTGTCACTC GCCTTCACTGCTGTTACTTATCCTGCCTTCCGAGTGCTCGAAAAGAAATGGCTCCGTCGATAG